Proteins encoded together in one Phyllostomus discolor isolate MPI-MPIP mPhyDis1 chromosome 6, mPhyDis1.pri.v3, whole genome shotgun sequence window:
- the C6H2orf49 gene encoding ashwin isoform X2 — MRKLSPREKNIAVENDIRINKDNLTDLYVQHAIPLPQRDLPKNRWGKMMEKKREQHELKNETKRSSAIDVLKKRPLIVFDGSSTSTSIKVKKTDNGDNDRLKAPPQANFTSNAFRKLSNSSSSVSPLILSSNLPMNNKTEHNNNDTKQNHDLTHRKSPLGPVRLPPFSPVGTTPVKLKRAAPREEAEAMNNLKPPEAKRKIQHVTWP; from the exons AAGAACATAGCTGTTGAAAATGACATAAGAATAAACAAAGATAATCTTACTGACCTTTATGTTCAGCATGCAATACCATTGCCTCAGAGAGATTTGCCAAAGAATAGATGGGGGAAaatgatggaaaagaaaagagaacaacaTGAGCTAAAAAATGAGACTAAAAG GAGTAGTGCTATAGATGTGTTAAAGAAAAGACCCCTCATTGTGTTTGATGGAAGTTCAACAAGTACAAGcataaaagtgaaaaagacagacaatgGAGATAATGATCGACTCAAGGCACCCCCTCAGGCAAACTTTACCAGTAATGCCTTTCGAAAATTATCAAATTCCTCTTCAAGTGTTTCACCCCTAATCTTGTCTTCCAATTTGCCTATGAACAATAAAACGGAACACAATAATAATGACACTAAACAGAACCATGACTTAACCCACAGGAAAAGTCCTTTGGGCCCTGTGAGGTTGCCGCCTTTTTCCCCAGTGGGGACTACTCCTGTGAAGTTAAAGAGAGCTGCACCTAGAGAAGAAGCCGAGGCCATG AATAACCTGAAGCCCCCAGAAGCAAAAAGGAAGATACAACACGTTACATGGCCATga